TTTTGAATGGTTTTGGAAAGAAACATTTAGGGGGTAGCCATATTCGTTATGTATTTGGTAGACCAAAAATAGATAGTCAAATGCGATCGATGATGGACCGTCTCTTGCTTAAGATTTTAAGTACTTCAATCTATGTCTGCATGATGCGTgtgtttttgtttccttttttctcttttttgtcctttaaattttgccttccccccccccccccggccccGGGGGTTGGTTTGGAAGCTCCAACAAGAGAGGCAGAAACAACTACTGTCCAACTTCCAAAACGACAGCAGAAAAAGCTAACATCCAATTAATTGCTAGTGTTTCATTTTTATCACAATATTGGTATATATACAACAACTTTTACTTTTAAAAGTCTAACTGGCAACTGCTTCTTTTAAATATATCCCCAAAAATATGTGGGAGTCCATATCGCCATGGAACAGGCCACGTAAAGATGTGTCTTACAGAGGGGGggaaacaaaataaactgaggtGTGTTAGAAAAATAAGAAAGCCACGAAGTTTTTCTCTAAAGCTACGGTTAAATTGTTCATCATGATTGACTACTAGTTAAGATGAGAATTATAATATAATTGTAATGTTTAAAAGTTGATAGAGAAATATGTAAGGCTCAAAAGTTTCTATTCGATCCGAAAAATATGATAGTGCAAGATGGAGTCCCTCGTATCTCCGGGTTATATACACTGTTTGATAAAATGTTGGGAAGTGAATAACTTtttgagaaaaaagaagaagaaaaacaatggGTATTCAATGCGACAGGATCATGCAATATTTAATCAAATACATTTATGGTATTTCGTATAACTTTATAGCGTCGTTATACCgtatttaaaatttcaaaatacaaAGTCTACACGAATAACAGTAAGTTGTGAGTGGTTATGTTATGTTGTCTTTAGTTTGATTTTTTCTCCTCCCCTTCTTTCCTCTTTTGCGAGCCCACTAAGGCAAGCGGTGCCTCATTTGTGTTATGTTATCGTGCCTAGCTGGGCAGTTCATAAGGAGCTGCTATCTGGGATTATTCAGGTTGTTATGTTTGTCTCACcctttacaaaaataatatttttcactTAAAAACACACtactttaatttttgaattttctataGTTAGATTAATGTAACGGTGTGCCAAAGTCCATATAAAGATCAACACGAGTAACTCCCAAGTCCAAATATCTCCGATAGAGGTAACCATCAATTCAAGTAGCTAcgattttaaaaggaaaatgtAGAGAAAGGGAATAGGCTATGAACCGTTGATAGTGGAACAACCATAACTTTTCAGCTGAGTTTTGTCTATGCATTTGCAGTCCTTATAGCCTATAGGCATTATATTTTACGGTAAAGGGTCAAATACATTCCTCTACtatcaaaatttatttaaatttattctCTGTTTCACTATCACTATATTTGTGCCCCTACCATTAAATTTTCGTTCAAACATACCCTTAATTTGGACGGAATGTCACGGGACATTTCAGGAAAAAAGATCCACCCCCATTTTAAATACCCGATTCACTTAAGATCCGCCCCTAATTAATTACCTGACCCAACTCAGAATCTCTTTCGTGTTCTcttttttaattggaaaaaagaCACTCAAACATAAAGAATTACTTCAGCAAATGGTTCAACGAATTACCACCATGCATATTTCATTTTCTCGTTGCCATTAACTTCAACATTGTTGTCAATGACCAATTTGAGCAAAAGATCAAGAAATTAGAGGAACCCATTTCGTCTTCTTCAAATTTTCTTAGAACCATAACAATGATGTTTATAAGTTTCTTGAACAATTTCGTGGTATGATTACTTTATAAATTAAATTCAGCAACAACAAACAATTTTTACCCATAATTTCAATTTTGCCTTCGGATATGGGTTTCGAAAATTCAAGCTCCAAAGCTTCTTCAATGGTGGTTTAGCTCCTGTGTGCAAATCTCACCTCCCAATTCGCTGATAAAAGTTATAGCTTCTGAAGTGATGCATTGAGCTCTTTAACTATTTCTCACATTGAAGTTAAGAAAAATCAAGATCTACGGCTAATGTATAACGAATTTAATTCTGGGAATAACACTATTTCTCGTCCTCCTCCTTCCACCAGGCAGTCGCCAGTCCCAGTCGGAGTTGCTTAGGAACCGAAGCTTCGGAAATGCTTTTCGCAACCCCGAGAAACAGGATGGTGTTGCAGTGATAGTGAAGTGGTGGTGATAGCAGCGTAATAGACGAACTCCAGTGGAAAAAGCCATGGGATTAGATTGTGAAAATTAATTTTGAGGGTTATATGTGTGTAATTTTATGCCATAGAAGCTGAAGAAGCTCAGCTATGGTGGGGAGAAGCGGAGCTAGGGAGAGAGATGAAACAAGGACTTTTTAAGTGGGGCAATTTGGGTCGGGTAATTGGTAATTTTTTAGTGAATCGGGTATTTAAAATTTAGGGGTGGATCTTTTTGTTTCTATTCTGTCACGTGACATTCCATCCAAATTAAGAGCATTTTTGAACCAAAGTGTAACGGTAGGGACACAAATATACTGATAGTGAAACGGagaataaatttaaataatttttgatAGTAGAAAGATATATATGACCCTTTAccgtatattttaatactcatgATGTCATAATCCGTTTGGGCGCATTCGGTAACTATTCTCTTTCCAGTAAATGTACCGAGGTAACTAAGCTCACCAAGTTTAGGCATATTCTTTGCGCTTCAATTGAAATCTGAAACCTAATGTCCCATGGTTTTTGTTACAACTTTATGACTGTTAAGCCACTCTTGGTGCTCCTCATAGGTAGTATTATTACACTAAATGGGTGCGCATGCAAATAGTTGCAGTGTTTCAGCATCCACATTCAAAATTTGACATATTCAGAATGATGAACAAATGTTATGGTTACAAAGAAAGAATTTACAAGCGACTGAAACACCTTACTTAAATATAACAGCCCAAAAGAAACAGCAGAAGATGGGAGCATCCTTTCACATTACAGTTGCTAAATTGAGAAACTACAGTCCACTCTAATTCCCATCAACTCAATGAATCTAAAATGTGTCATTTGTCTGTCAGTTGTATGCTATGCTCATATTCTCACCCTTGTTTAGAATTTTCAAATGAAAGTAGACGTAAAATGAACCAATTTACACTTCACATGAAGACCCTATCATGTACATTCTCTGATTTGAACTACCAAACTTCAGCAGAATACATAAAAGAGAGCTTTTCTTTGAATATCGCTTAGAATCATTGGACATAGAAGGCTCCTGAAGTGGGGGAAAAAAACTGATTGCTTACTTTATCGAGGTTAAGAGAGATCTGACACAGGTAAACTCCTAGCTGTAGCAACCAAAAAGCTAACTGGAACTGAAAGCTCAGTAACATATACTTTCTATTCTCCGTAAGCACTCTTTCCGCAGAGGTGAATCTGCAAATATGGCTCCGATGAAGTCTTCAACCTGTAAAACCACCTAGCTAATGAATATGACATGATAATTCAAGAACAAAAGAAGAGACCCGTAATGCTCCAAACAAGACACTGCTTTAGGCCGATAGTTAGCAAATTACAGATTGTGTTacagttttttctttctttaggaTGTTCTGCTAAAGATCCTCATTCTAACTGCGAAGCACAGTGCACACAACCCAACCAAATATATTACCTTGTAACTAGCTTAATTAATGTCTGGTTTCTTTATACATACCTCTGATTGCGTAAAACCGCAGTTGACGAGTTCACCAGCCTCCCAAGCTTCAGTAATGGATTTCAGCGGCATGTCCAGGAGATCTATTCACATTGTCCAGCGGAAAAAAAATGGTAAGGTTGAGAATCATTTCCTTCTGGAATAAGCACTTCCAACAATGGGCATACCTGCTAGCTTGCGTAATTTCCGGAGGGATGGTATAAGATCATCAAGAGTTTGTGTAGGTGACTCCTGCAACTTTCCTGACTGGTTGATAGCCACTACAGAGTCCAACAAAGAAGACAGATTCTCGAATAGCAGATGAATCAGCTTTTGGAGCTGTAAACAAACAAATCATCCTATAAGGTCAAAGAATTGTAAGAAACCGCttgctatttttttatttttttaatcttttttggatgataagagtgggttgctctagtggtaagcaccctccactttcacccaagaggttgtgagttcgagtcaccccaagagcaaggtggggagttcttggagggagggagccgagggtctatcggaaacagtttCTCTACCCCAGGGCAGGGGCagggtctgcatacacactaccctccccagaccccactagtgggattatactgggttgttgttatctTTTTTGGATGAAGAactgaaggaaaaagaaaaatagcaggcAGTCTTCATCCTTAAAAGAATAGCAGGCAGTAATCTGGTAACTTATTCTTGCACACAATTCGATGGCTTAATACATGCAGAGTCCGGAGCTTCCTGGTCAAATAACAGAAAAACTTTTGGTCCTCACCTGCAATGTTTCTTCTGCAGCAATATCATCTAGAAGAAGGATATCATTTGCTACTCTAGAAAAGACTGCCTCCAGCACCATGCTCATACTTCTCTTGTAGGCAGAAGGTAGAAGTAAATGGTGCCATATAATATATACTTTCTCAAGTATGAAAATCACCTGCAAGGAAATGCTTAAGCCCTGTTGTTAGGATTAAATATTTAATGTAAAAACCATTTCCAGCAGGAAGTACAAATCCCTAAACTGTACCTGGTCAATGCTCAACTTAGCAGATTCATATTGCTTCATTTGGTGAGTATTTTGAAATCCATCAGCCCCATCGATAGCCTAGAATCACGTCATTGCCAGCAAATATAATCACTGAGATGTATACAACTTGTAGGAAACCAAAATGTGCTTGTGTAAGCTCAGGGGGCAAAGTTACCTGTTTTAGGTTATAAATGACAAGTTTAATTTGTCGTTGTAAAACTTCTTCTGCAAGCAGCTGGAATCTTGGAGCCAAATCCGCAAAAACAACAAGTTCCTTTATTGAAGCTGGAAAGTCTGAGCGATACTGAAACAATTTACTGTCAGCTTTAACCAATAATGAAAAGGAAGAACAGATGGAAACACAAGTGCGAAAATACTAGTAGTACAATCAAGAAAGAGATGGAAGCTTGAGATTTAATGCCTTTCAATTCTTCAATAACTATGTTGTTGCTGTTGCTCATGTCATATTCAAACCATATATGGTGCAAAGTTAATTAGCATTAGAAAACCCATGGTTAGTGAGTGCATgcaaaggaaaaagctcaggCTCTCTAACTCAGCCAAGCTAAATATCGTAGAACTTGGGGAACTTCACTTCTTAAATATGCCATAGTATCCAAAGTAATGAATGCAAACAACGTTTGGCATAGATCTATGCAGCTATTATTGGATCACCCATCACACCTGTATCATACAGTGCTAGTTTTTGAAAGACCAAATATATCCTCTGGAACTCTCTTTACCCATAAAAAATACCTCGGGTGCTCACATGAAGAATCAGAAATGGTTGGGTTCAGAACAGAAGGTCATGCTGGAAGACACGCCATTACCTTGGAAAATCATTATTCATAAAGTAATAAGATTTTATTGATTTGGGCAGAAACAACCTtatacaagaagtataccaaaaagtagaaaaCCTACCAAAAGAGATGGTTTTCTAAGAGTGACAAGCAATCTTCTAAACATAAAGGAATCTCATGGGAGCaccaaaaagaaataagggataagaGGCTATTCCTCAACCTTGTAAGATCATGTAAGGATATGGTGTTGTTTTTTTCTGCTCCTATCCTAAAATTAAATTTAATCTTTTCGTATTTGGTCCGCACCAAAAACTACTTCCACTTTCTTAAATGAAAGTTTACCATATACTATATGACACGAAAAGTCAAGACATGGCATTTTAACTAAATCCAACTTTTAAAAtccttattttaaaattttgaaactaACAAGATGATTGGGTGCCCTAGTTAAGACTAAAGAAAGcatatttcttatttttctcctAATCACACCAAATCAAACTGGACACCTATTTCGGATTGTGGGACTATTTTTTTCGTGCAGTAGGACATGCGAAACAAGAGCAAATCAAATCAACTAAAACAGAATGAAGATATTTTTCCATCCATGCTTACCTCAAATGCAAGTCCAAGAATCTCCTGCGATAGATAGTGACAATCATTGTGAATAAGAACGGCAGAATGGTTGATGGAATCAAGCTGCCTTTCGAACTTTCCAAGTCAAAACAAGGGGAGAaaaccagaaaaagaaaaaaagaaaaaaagaataaccATTAAAAATATAGGAATTATGCTCATGAAAAAGGCACAAAAAACAGACACCAAACTGCCCTTGCCCTGAAGGCTCAGAAGGTtgtaataaagaaagaaaaaagaaatattttgctAAATGCATTCACATATGTGCAGGAGATTGAAAAAGGTCGGATAGAAAGGAAAAGCATGTGCTGCACGGGTAAGCTTCTTTATGATGCAGCTCTCTTCTGCAGTTACCTTGACAGGTATGACGGCTTCATAAAGAAGTAGAGAATCCCTAGCAGCATGATAGAATTCCAATCCCACTCTAGGAGATGACAAGCAGACATCCTGCATGATCGGACCATTTTCCACAGGGGTCATTAGATGAAAGGATGTGGGAGAAAGTACAAGGTAAAATAAAAAAGTAAGAATGGGTAGAAGAGCCAGAGAAGCAAGACTAGTAAAATTCCTTCAACTGATGACTATCAAAGACAAAAGACATGCAAAATATCTTAGCATATTCCATTGGTTTCAACTGAATCTGCAGCTTAAAAACACAATGTAGCCTTCATCCATTAAACGAAGGACTTGCACATCACAAACAATTGAAATATGAAGACATTATAAATTAAGTCAGTATACTTTTGGgttttgttttactaaaatgtTTAATCAATGTTATTGAGGTCAATTACCCTGTTAAAGACATAAACAAGTATATATAAGTAAAGTATGTTctctcttacaacttaagcttttagATAAGATAGTCCCACACTTTAACATGGAATCAAAGCAGGCAGAGGTCCTGGTTTCAGGTCTCAGCACCACCTATTATAAAAAAGAATTTCCACATGCTTGACCCGTGAAAAAGAATCGGGTTTGCACGTGAGGGGGCGTGTTGaaaacataattaagtaaataaagtgTGCTCTCTCTAACCGCTTAAGCTTTTAGTTAAGATGGTCACACGCTTCAACAATCCCAATTTTCACCATGCACTCCCCACACAGTGATCAAGACTTCAGGCAAACAATTTTTGGAAGAACATGCCTTCTATGACAAAATTCAGTAAAACATGATACAAGATAGCTGATGGTGCACAActgttctttcttttactttctttgcTCATACAGGAAAgggggaaagaaaataaaagaacacTGTGAACTCATGCAAGGGAGCCTGGACTTCATTGAAAAGAGATTAACCCTGGACTTCATTGAGTTGATAGTGGAATAACATCTTTTTTTGGATAACCGAGAAATCCGCAAGGGTCAGTGGCTCACTCTTTGAAACTCATGGATAATGGACCCGTCCCTCTGCCTTTCTCCACTTAAATAACAGAATTTTATATGGCAAGGTTCAAACCCGTGACGTGCCTAACCCACATCATGCTCTGCgctcttaccactagaccaaagccTTGGGGGCTGGACAATAACATCTTAAGTATTGATGCTATTCGAACTTAACCTCTCACATCAAAATTTCACCCCTCCTATATTTCACTCAGTAACACTGGAATAGAAGCTAAATATAAAGCACCTTTATTTGGTAAGTCAATTCAGAGGCTTCTATATTAAGATACTTCATGATACGAAAGAATGTACATTAATAGTGAAGAGGAGTTGATAACCTAATTATTACATGAAAATACAGAAAATAATGCCAAAAGAATTAAGTAAACCTTGGCCCTATGAGTTGGCTAAAAAGGGAAAGTAAAGGAGACAGAGGGGAGAGAGGTGAAAGTAAAACAATTTGGTTTTGCCCACATGTAAACAAAACTCTGTATGATTTTTTAAGCTTCAGTGAACTGACCTTGAGTGTTCTGTGAACTACCTTCATTAGACCTAAACCTGCTTCGGACACCACACATCTCTCAGATGTAAAAAGCAAATCGACAACAAGGTCAGATGACCTTTCAGCCTTTTTATCATCCTTAACTTTAGAGTGTCTCCTGGTACCATCCTGCAGAAAGAACTCTACAGCACATTCAAAAGCTAAAACATTGACAATTCAAAATGCAAAAGTATAACACTTTGTACTTACTTCTGGAAGGCGGAAGTCAGACTGTAAAAGTAGATTTCTAGCCTTGGCCAAAATCTCAACCTTCTTCCTGGATGCAAAATGGACCTCCACATTATCAGCGAATTTGCTCAATCTTTCATCCTTGCCATCAGAGGAAGCAATGAACATTAACTCCTTTAAACTTTCCTCAAAGTCAGATGTGCATTTTATGATTTTCTGGAAGTCAGCCAGTTTGGAAGCATCATCAGGCACGTTCTGAAACAAGAAATATCAAAATTGTGAATTCAACAATAACATATACCTATCATTAACTTGTATATTTTTTTcctcaaaaaaaaaacaataagatATACCTAGCATCTAATAGAACAAAGTCAACAATGAGAATTATGCATGCTAATCAGCTGTTTTCTTTATCAAGTGCTATCCAAAAGAATAAAAACCAGTAAACATTTGATGCTTCATTAGTCTGATAATGCACAGTGCTAGTTATCGCAATATTCCTAAGATATAAGAAGATATACTAAGGAAAAGAGAAGAATACACACAAGCATGCCACTAAAACACTTGATTCTTCAAACTGGTTCTTAACTGCATTGCTAAGTATCTCTGACTAAAGTCACATATCGGTCACACCCTATATCACATGGACTCAGTTAAGGGTACAGATCTCATAGGGGTGTAAGTGTCTAATAGGAGTACGCTcagtcagaggcggatccaggatttgatgACTATGGGTGCCACTGCTTTTAATGCAAAGCGACCACAAGTGAAGAGATTGAATTTGGGTGTACCTTTAGTCAGTTTGATCCGTTTTGGATCAATTCAGTTAGGTTTGGTTCGGTGCAGTCCATTTTGaattaattcaattcaattcaatttaAAAGATTTTTTATGCATAAACGAATATGTGATCACAAAATCGAATAAGTTTTATCCAATTCGGTCGAATTCTCTCGATTCAAATTCCATTGAATAATgtgattaaaaatataaaataaaattttaaattaggaAATACACTAGTTCAATCTACATATAGCTAGATTAATACTATGTCTTTGATGCATTACTCAAAAATTTTCTAAAATCAATAAAATAACATTAGATGGATAAAAAGAGGAAATGATTAAAATCACAATGAAATAAATTCGAAGATttagagaaagaaaaaggaagcaaatacataatttaaataaataataaaaatgggattgtacaaaaagaatgaataacaaagatgaagaaattaagaaaaggagcataaagaaaagaaagggaaggGAAAAAGATACCAGTAGAACCACACAACCTTAAGAGTCTCGATCCTAGGTCTGTTATGTGGGGTTTCAATGACTTGGGGTGCCACCCATTAATTATGTACAATTGTTTGAGGAAAATACAAGTGCACATATAAGATTTTACCCGAGCGTCCGGGTGGCGTACCACCCCCAATCCCCTACATAGATCCGCACCTGCGCGCAGCATTTTGCTAGTTCATTTGTGAAATTTTTACGATTTGCACGAAGTACCATCTCACCCATTCAACATGGGTACGTCAATGCAAATGAAGGACCCATGTACATAGGTCACATCAAcatcttttcttcccctttggaGATGAAATGGAACTGAGAATAATTTCTACTCAACCAAATATGATATGAAAAGCATATATCAAAGGCATCATCAAGTTATCAAATCAAGAAAGAAGAAAACGTACTAGAGCAACTCAAACGTTCTATGCTTTTTATACCAGAATGAATTTTCAATTCATTGAGATAAATGTTGCAGCTCCCGTCAAATGGTCCTactaaattggaagagttgaaatAAATTAAGAAATAAGGAATTAAGGATATCATCTGAATTCAGAGATAGTAGCACTAATGAAATAATCTTTTCTTCCAATAAGTAAAGTTATAAGGaagtactttttttattttttataaagttAGAAGACTAATGAAGTACTTATGCCCATTGGATCAAACCTTCATGGAAAAACAGATAATTTACATTACTTCAGCCAAAATAGGATTCAGCAAATTCACCGAAGTAGAGCcgtatgcaacaacaacaacaacccagtataatcccacaagtggggtctggggagggtagagtgtacacagaccttacccctaccccagaggggtagagaggctatttccgaaagaccctcggctcgagaaaaagaaaaataaacaatagACAATAGGTCAGTGACAGCaatagaagataaaaaatattaacAGCATCGTAAGAAAGAGAAAAATGGATTTAAAAGCAATAACTATAAACAACAATACTACCATAGAAAATAGTGAGGAAACTACATAAACCACTAACAACCCACAGCGAAACAACAACAGGCCAGCCCCGCCCCCGGAACaaccctaacctacaaccctaatgctcgacctccaccccTTCCAATCCAGAGCCATGTCCTCGGAGATCTGAAGTCGCGTCATGTCTTGCCtgatcacctcaccccaatacttcttaggccgtcctctacctctcctcgtacctgCCAATGCTAACGTCTCACACCTCCTGACCGAGGCATCTAtgcttctcctccgcacgtgcccgaaccatctaagcctcgcttcccgcatcttgtcgtccatgggagccacgcccaccttctcccgaatatctacattcctaatcttatgcagcctagtgtgcccgcacatccatctcaacatccttatttctgccactttcatcttctgggtatGGGAATTCTTGGCTGCCccacactcagccccatacaacatggccggtctaaccaccgctctatagaacttgcctttgagtttcggtggcactttcttgtcacacaggactccagatgctaatcTCTATTTCATCCACCTCACTCTTATACGGTGCGTGACATCCTCGTCtatctccccatccccctgaataatTGATCCGAGGTACTTGAAACTCCCTCTCTTAGGGATGACTcgagagtcaagcctcacatccatgccCGCTTCTCCCGACTCatcgctgaacttacactccagatattctgtcttagtcctactcaacttgaaacctttaacCTCAAAATCTGTCTCCAAATCTCCAGCCTCTCACTAACGCCGcttcgcgtctcatcaatcagtacTATATCATCCGCGAACAACAtataccatggcacctccccttgaatatggtgtgttagcgcatccatcaccagggcaaataagaacgggttAAGCGCAGACCCTTGGCGCTACCCCATAACAACCGGAAAGTGATCCGAGTCACCACCCacagtcctaacccgagtcttagctccctCATACATGTCCTTTAATACCCTAATGTAAGCTACCGGCACACACTTTCccctccaggcatctccaaagaacctccctaggaaccttgtcatacgctttctctaggtcaataaacaccatgtgcaaatcctTTTTCCTATCCCTGTACTATTGCACCAACCTCCTGATAAGGTGGACAGCTTCCGTAGTGGACCTACCCGGCATGAATCCGAATTGGTTGTCGGATATAGACACTGCCCTCCTCACCCTTCCTTCCAttaccctctcccaaactttcatggtatgacttagtaacttgatgcccctatagttgttacaattctgGATGTCACATTTGTTCTTGAACAGCGGtatcatcgtactccacctccattcatctggcatcctcttcgtcctgaAGATAACATTAAATAGCGCAGTCAACCATTCCAAGCCtactctacccacacacctccacaatTCCACCGGAATTTCGTCCGGCCCGATCGCTCGACCCCTACTTATCTTgcgcatagctcccacgacctcctcaaccttaatACGCCTACAATACCTAAAGTCTTGGTGACTCCCGGAGTGACCCAATTCCCCTAGCACAATGTCTATGTCCCCTTCTTCATTCATAAGCCGATAGAAGTAATCCTGCCATCTCcgcttaatctgggcatctttcGTATGCATTGGCTCATACGAAGTAGAGCCGTATGCATTGGCTCATATTCTTAGCTACTTTATCTAAATCCATCTAGTAAATGATCTcttttaactatatatatatatatctttaaataactcaacaacaacaacaacaacaacccagtataatcccactagtggggtctggggagggtagtgtgtacacagaccttacctctaccctggggtagagaggctgtttccgatagacccccggctccctccctccaagaactcccaccttgctcttgaggtgactcgaactcacaacctcttggttggaagtggagggtgctcaccactagagcaacccactcttttGAAAATCTTTTGAAAAGCCAGCGAATCAAAGGACACCCAAAAATTGCCACAATTACCTATCCTTTCATCCAATACACAGAGCCACCTACCTTGTTTCTACATGAAAGGGTGAAGTACCCAAACTAACACATCAATTGATATATTTAGTGTTTAGTAATAAGAGTACTTGCAGCTGCAGGGATGTAGATAAAGTTAACAGTCCATTATAAACAATTTCCAGTGAAGGAtctcaacaatatcaaaacattcATAATTAGCACAGAGGAAAGATGACTTCTAATAATTCAGATTGCAAAGAGCGTCCCCTATGTTAAGGCACAAGGGCATTGAATTGGACCTTGGAGAGGAAGTTGGATATTATCAAATCTGACATCCTTGGCCATGTTAATCTTCCAAAGCAGAGCATCCATGTACTATTTCCAAAGCACAAGGATTTACCAATAAACTTGACGATATCAACAAGAACAGAGTACATGCTTCCACCATCCATACTGTCAACCTGCATGTTGAGACAGGAACTGGGTTATTATGAATTTTACTAATTAAAACATTAGTACCAATTAGAGTCCTCTTTTATGTCAAAGCATAAGGGGTGGATTTGTTTGTTTTCATTTTATAGGTAAAGCAAGT
The sequence above is drawn from the Nicotiana tabacum cultivar K326 chromosome 13, ASM71507v2, whole genome shotgun sequence genome and encodes:
- the LOC107767125 gene encoding centromere/kinetochore protein zw10 homolog, with product MDVLFNSIDVRDLLSSSNIDDVTLPLSAPDLRLLIDRLQVRSVDIKSKVRQYILSHYSDFSTLFTQCSDVVLRSEHLSSEVSDLIQLISDHPVEVETKAVIDDIVIRNRELKEKRELLGLLAVILELSDKLRFVKEEIKVGRVEQAAEALRELKAVLVTSSDETAAFEERQPLVYGLLKDEWTECFEEMQEVLLRCMDNAVRFEQENNTVHLKHQSNIKGIDGIELQTVLKAMDAVGIVDYGLAKVADLMIKHVIAPVVSFRSTIVVEETNQESGNGAEANLKILPSADPNVDSMDGGSMYSVLVDIVKFIGKSLCFGNSTWMLCFGRLTWPRMSDLIISNFLSKNVPDDASKLADFQKIIKCTSDFEESLKELMFIASSDGKDERLSKFADNVEVHFASRKKVEILAKARNLLLQSDFRLPEDGTRRHSKVKDDKKAERSSDLVVDLLFTSERCVVSEAGLGLMKVVHRTLKDVCLSSPRVGLEFYHAARDSLLLYEAVIPVKFERQLDSINHSAVLIHNDCHYLSQEILGLAFEYRSDFPASIKELVVFADLAPRFQLLAEEVLQRQIKLVIYNLKQAIDGADGFQNTHQMKQYESAKLSIDQVIFILEKVYIIWHHLLLPSAYKRSMSMVLEAVFSRVANDILLLDDIAAEETLQLQKLIHLLFENLSSLLDSVVAINQSGKLQESPTQTLDDLIPSLRKLRKLADLLDMPLKSITEAWEAGELVNCGFTQSEVEDFIGAIFADSPLRKECLRRIESICY